A segment of the Necator americanus strain Aroian chromosome IV, whole genome shotgun sequence genome:
GGCTCAGAATAACATTGCATCGGATGTGGCCACCAAAGATTTATGCAAGCTAGAATGATTAAGTACAACGTCATCGGACTCATACGTCACCTATTGAATACCGCATACGACAATTGAGatgaactgttcttaggaacatgggCGGcggagttggtgtcctcgtcaacaagagtatgacaaaaaaaaacatcgactctttcgaacaacttatgACCAGATCGGAAACCTGTGGGTGGGAACATGTGGTTCAACGCCaactttgactatcttcgtcgttaaCGCTCGAaaatcaagctacgaagaagaagaagtcaaagCATTCTATATGGACCCGGAGAAGTTCTGCAGACCACAAGGTTATAGCTGaagatttcaacgccaaaattggctcAAGAACGactgaagaacttcacattggAACTCACGGCCtccaatggaatgaacagggatGAGGCTCTTCGAGTTTACTATGACGACTATGACCATTCATGGTAACTCACAATTCTAGAatccctcctctctacgctggacgtagGAGCCACCCGATGGAGGGTACAATAACGAAagtgaccacatcatcgtcagtgaAGGATTTTGcctgttttgttgtttgttggattttgcctgtttttttttgttgtaccaaagtttcaAACAGGATAGGACCTTcatcgaggaagattttctctcACACGGAGAAGAGAGAAAGCAGCGAAGCTCAAGAAGCAAACTCTCAGAACCATCATCGACTGGGACCTGTTTGCTTCTCTTGTCGGCTTTTGGTAGGATTCCTtcgtggacaacatcgacgacgaatatTATCGCTAatagaacatcttcacgaatGTAAGAGCgaggaaagcgaagagtttcaGAACCACCAAGAGACACCTGTCTCCGCAAGTCTAAAACTAATATCTTCAGCTGTAGAGCTGCGCGAGCTCCATGCAACCacgaactcacgtccgagctcgcgaGTCGTTGCAGAGACGCGATAGAAGAAGatcttaaagagagaagagcagaagtgttggctgaagctgcagatgCGGGTGAGAGCATTCGCTCGGAACTTCACCaattgtaaaacaaaaatgactgtTCTCCGGAATCCAGATGGAACAACTgcagcatcgagaaggggatgGTCATTCACGACTCAGATCTACTCAGATCGACTCAGATCTTCGGCAGCCACGTTCGCTTGCCTTCTCACCATCAGAAGGAAGATGGATATGTCATTTCAAAGGTTCTCCCTTTAGAAGTCCGACATGCCATCATACGGTGAAGAATCGTATTTAGCCTGGTCCCGCCATAATCAAGTCTTAACATATGAAGAACCTACCGtcagtcctcatcaacactggcgaggctctttactcGTTATTTGTCGCAATGCAAGGCTCCTAACCAATGCAAAACCAGCTGCTGTACAAGAATGGGGACCCACATGACGTCGGCATCTATCACCCTACCTGTTTACTGTCTGTCATTTACaaactcttcacaagagtaacCGTAAACAGGACAGAAAGAACCTTAGATGAAGGATAGCGAGCATGGATGCGAGCAAACGCGGTATCGAAAAGGGTTCAGTACGATTTACCCTTTCAAAACTtatagaagtatcgcgagtGTACAAGATGCCGTTGTTTGTCGCTTTCATCGACTTGCAGAAAGCATTCGATTCAGCTGAGACTGAAGTGGTCTCTACTTCATACATAAAAatacttcgtgagttgtatATTGTTGAGAGGGGTCcgtcagggtgacacaatctcacccaaaatatccACGGcaactctcgagaacgcgatgcgagggTTGGAATGGATAACACGgaagtgaaagttgacggcTGGCACTCACGctatcttcgtttcgctgaggagagttcacgaacgtgtaactagcctatacaatgacttgcggtggttagccgatgtgtcaagtcagtgtttttatcctcccagacaagtctggtatcaatttactgacctcggagggatgaaaggcttggtgagcactaggacagattcgaacctccgatagatcgtgcaggaagcggaacctctaaccgctacactacactcgccctcGTATTGATGAATCGTGTAGAAATATGGGTTTCCAGCTGAACCTGGACAAAGCGATCTTCATGAGGAACAGAAGGAAACAAGCGGTTTAGGGAGCATATATAAGCGTCGAGGATATACCGAAGAGGATTAAGAACATCCAGCTCCTGTCCAGCTATCCACATATTCTTCCTTCTTTGACCTATTCATCAGAAATCTCGGCGTGTTGCAAGCAGGAGCAATttgcgatcagcgtcatagtACGTGCAAATGAAAAGGTGAtgttaggagtatcccgctttaCGTAAGTCAAACAAaagattcgaagttcactcctacgtcaccgaCCGAAAATCAGtgacgctgccgcatatgtcaaggaaagtaaaattagtTGGATCGGACACGTGATGGGTTTTAACGAAAATCGCTGGACCAGatccgtgagcgactggaaaccacgcgacatcaaacacaccgcaggaagaccgccgacaagatggtcagacctctttacgaagtccttccaagaaaaatcttcGACACACCCaaacttcgagtaatgctttcaaattgtatctatattacaCTAGTATCGAAGGAATGTTGTGAAGCTGATGGTTGAATACTctctaaatgtagaactgacccattcagaaggaaaattatgtaattttttgcttttatttagaatgaaaaaggaggaagaaagcgttgttagaaaaatacaaatttaatatcacagaaaatgccattactataaattttcattgatcagtgaaggggagcgaagcgaacaccacagaaagtctaaAAGTGGTAAATAATAATGACTTAATATGGCTTTTATATGAGTAGCTTGGGGTTTTGCAAGTACAGCCAAACAACGGCCACGAAACTGTGAGCAACCGTGTTTCTGGAGACGATCCGCCATACCATAACTGACTTTTATTAACACATGTATTCTACACATTCAAGCTAATCGATGTTAAAGTCACTCTTGAAATGCAGATAACAGCAATCACATTATGTACAACACTGACGGAAAGTTCGAACTCacggaatgaaaaaaaagaatcaatgaGTCCTTGAGGAGTCAATTTGATCTAATAACCGTACTACGCATCCGTGGCCAGAAAGACACCATACAACGTCTAAACTTGTTATATATTGGATATTGCTAAACGGTTCCTGAAAGCATTTGTACACAATCGTGCTGGAAACAACATCACAACCGCAGGTGAACACTACTGGGAACAAAACAAAGTGTAACCGGAACTGAACGAAATTTCACAGTGAacgaaaatgaggaaaatctaACCTTCAAATTTCGATTGATAAGGAAATTAACTATAAAATAGAACagcaagaaaataatattGTTGGATATGGAGATCCTTTACAACTGGTCAAATGCGACTGCTTCAGTTTTGTACAGAaatactattttctacagaagtgacaaaaaagaacaaacaaacaaacaatatgACGCGATATGATGACAGCGAAAAGGGCGTACAGTGATGAAGAGAGAGTAATCACATATGGAAAG
Coding sequences within it:
- a CDS encoding hypothetical protein (NECATOR_CHRIV.G16779.T2); translated protein: MNRDEALRVYYDDYDHSCCRAARAPCNHELTSELASRCRDAIEEDLKERRAEVLAEAADAEVSRVYKMPLFVAFIDLQKAFDSAETEVVSTSYIKILPEPGQSDLHEEQKETSGLGSIYKRRGYTEED